The following proteins are co-located in the Nomia melanderi isolate GNS246 chromosome 1, iyNomMela1, whole genome shotgun sequence genome:
- the LOC143174986 gene encoding odorant receptor 46a-like: MAALLTSRENIKILANLLNKEPFRPANAGEEDIQSRFDEMAIQRTKAYLSIVGGWAVWAHTMSLIVDSSTGKLLYRAWLPFDHTTLLGYSVASIHQIASSMICTATNTVFDNLFSGLLIHTYSQFEILGHRLRNIHGDEDDSVKQCARHHGLIYKLLSESEFGTESTDMILYVSCTLLQIYYYCWHGNEVKLKSSQVPDMIFESDWTRFSNNAKKILLVMMNRATVPIEFTSLYLVTINLESFKALVKTSYSVFNLLQQTKQ, from the exons ATGGCTGCTCTGCTAACGAGCAGGGAGAACATTAAGATTTTGGCGAACCTTCTTAACAAGGAGCCGTTTCGGCCAGCGAACGCCGGGGAAGAGGACATTCAGTCGAGATTCGATGAAATGGCTAT ACAGAGAACGAAGGCGTACTTGAGCATAGTCGGAGGTTGGGCGGTATGGGCGCATACGATGTCGCTGATCGTGGACTCCTCGACGGGAAAACTGCTCTATCGCGCCTGGTTACCGTTCGATCATACCACGCTGCTGGGTTACAGCGTTGCGTCGATTCATCAGATCGCATCCTCCATGATCTGCACCGCGACGAACACGGTGTTCGACAACCTGTTCAGCGGTCTGTTGATTCACACGTACTCTCAGTTCGAGATACTCGGGCACCGGCTGCGCAACATTCACGGGGACGAGGACGATTCGGTGAAACAGTGTGCTCGTCATCATGGCCTGATCTACAAGTTG CTGAGCGAGAGCGAATTCGGCACCGAGTCGACCGACATGATCCTCTACGTGAGCTGCACTCTTCTGCAGATATATTACTACTGCTGGCACGGAAACGAAGTCAAGCTGAAG AGTAGCCAAGTTCCGGACATGATATTCGAAAGCGACTGGACCCGTTTCAGCAACAACGCTAAGAAGATCCTGCTGGTGATGATGAACCGAGCAACGGTGCCGATCGAGTTCACCAGCCTCTACCTCGTGACCATCAATCTCGAATCTTTCAAGGCG TTGGTCAAGACGTCTTACTCGGTATTTAATCTACTTCAGCAGACGAAACAA